In Portunus trituberculatus isolate SZX2019 chromosome 28, ASM1759143v1, whole genome shotgun sequence, one genomic interval encodes:
- the LOC123510250 gene encoding uncharacterized protein LOC123510250: protein MSCSTHRRRVTRDLSVLLILFHVFLMFLPLTLAEEINNEKMILARSMGSKKKSMCLRQLESPTPLKIRLKMNVRPIGPGSNFVHIAGAVDIPTEELEVGGDWAPLHYEYTSVNQELYLNMTLKGKPLTYIPNRPMYHLRYDLEAVKMHVMGRVEIIDKDDCSQLETTTTTTTLPVVAILPNPAAYTMTDSKDATSWVWVMGTAGSVPILIILVILLMLLVVVVVSVSVILWRRRKAANNISKNKSPFAACHDPLMPQPQTADQFSTNNTNVSPLYRSPPPPPPPNYYSE, encoded by the exons ATGTCTTGCTCAACTCACAGGAGACGAGTGACGCGGGACCTCTccgttctcctcatcctcttccacgTGTTCCTCATGTTTCTGCCCCTTACGCTGGCTGAAG agatcaaCAACGAGAAGATGATCCTGGCACGGAGCATGGGGTCCAAAAAGAAGAGCATGTGTCTGCGCCAACTTGAGAGCCCCACGCCCCTCAAGATACGGCTCAAGATGAACGTGAGGCCTATAGGACCAGGGAGCAACTTCGTACATATCGCTGGCGCTGTTGATATTCCCACTGAAGAGCTGGAAGTTGGGGGAGACTGGGCACCGCTTCACTACGAGTACACCTCCGTCAATCAAGAA CTCTACCTCAACATGACGCTGAAGGGCAAGCCACTGACATACATTCCCAATCGCCCCATGTACCACCTTCGCTATGATCTCGAAGCTGTCAAGATGCATGTTATG GGACGAGTGGAGATAATTGACAAGGATGATTGTTCACAACtcgagaccaccaccaccaccaccacgctcccTGTCGTCGCCATCCTGCCAAACCCCGCCGCCTACACCATGACGGACAGCAAAGACGCAA CGTCGTGGGTTTGGGTGATGGGGACGGCAGGCTCAGTACCCATCCTAATCATCCTAGTGATTCTACTGAtgttgctggtagtggtggtggtgagtgtctcTGTCATCCTGTGGCGCCGAAGGAAAGCAGCCAACAATATCTCAAAGAACAAGAGCCCCTTTGCTGCATGTCACGACCCGCTCATGCCTCAGCCACAGACCGCAGACCAGTTTTCCACAAACAATACGAATGTGAGCCCTTTATacagatctcctcctcctcctcctcctccaaactacTATAGTGAATGA
- the LOC123510249 gene encoding uncharacterized protein LOC123510249 isoform X1, producing the protein MSCSTHRRRVTRDLSVLFILLHVFLMILSLTLAEEINNPKTALTRSMRSETKNMCLRQLESPTPIKILLRMYVRPIGPGSNMVHVAGTVHVRTEELEVGGDWAPLHYEYTSFNQELYLNVTLKGKPLKYIPSQSMYHLRYELDAVKMYVMGRVEIIDQEDCSELETTTNATTTTTKLYNKAPQHQTVPNAITVPPETGAAFPSTPVASIMPDSGDTTSWVWVMGAAGSVPILIILVILLVLLVVVVVSVSVILWRRRKATNNISKNKDPFAACHDPLMPQPQTADQFSTNSTNVSPLYRSPPPPPPPNYYSE; encoded by the exons ATGTCTTGCTCAACTCACAGGAGACGAGTGACGCGGGACCTCTccgttctcttcatcctcctccacgtgTTCCTCATGATTTTGTCCCTTACGCTGGCTGAAg AAATCAACAACCCGAAGACGGCCTTAACACGGAGCATGAGATCCGAAACGAAGAACATGTGTCTACGCCAACTTGAGAGCCCCACGCCCATCAAGATTCTACTAAGGATGTACGTGAGACCCATAGGACCAGGGAGCAACATGGTACATGTGGCAGGCACTGTTCATGTCCGCACTGAAGAGCTGGAGGTTGGAGGAGATTGGGCACCGCTTCACTACGAGTACACCTCCTTCAATCAAGAA CTCTACCTTAACGTGACACTGAAGGGCAAGCCACTGAAATACATTCCCAGTCAATCCATGTACCACCTTCGTTATGAGCTCGATGCCGTCAAGATGTATGTTATG GGACGAGTGGAGATAATAGACCAGGAGGATTGCTCAGAACTCGAGACCACCACCAacgcaactaccaccaccacaa AGCTCTACAACAAAGCACCTCAACATCAAACGGTTCCTAACGCAATCACAGTGCCTCCTGAAACTGGAGCTGCCTTCCCGTCAACCCCCGTCGCCTCCATCATGCCGGACAGCGGAGACACAA CGTCGTGGGTTTGGGTGATGGGGGCGGCAGGCTCAGTACCCATCCTAATCATCCTAGTGATTCTACTGGtgttgctggtagtggtggtggtgagtgtctcTGTCATCCTGTGGCGCCGAAGGAAAGCAACCAACAATATCTCAAAGAACAAGGACCCCTTTGCTGCATGTCACGATCCGCTCATGCCTCAGCCACAGACCGCAGACCAGTTTTCCACAAACAGTACGAATGTGAGCCCTTTATacagatctcctcctcctcctcctcctccaaactatTATAGTGAATGA
- the LOC123510249 gene encoding uncharacterized protein LOC123510249 isoform X2 → MRSETKNMCLRQLESPTPIKILLRMYVRPIGPGSNMVHVAGTVHVRTEELEVGGDWAPLHYEYTSFNQELYLNVTLKGKPLKYIPSQSMYHLRYELDAVKMYVMGRVEIIDQEDCSELETTTNATTTTTKLYNKAPQHQTVPNAITVPPETGAAFPSTPVASIMPDSGDTTSWVWVMGAAGSVPILIILVILLVLLVVVVVSVSVILWRRRKATNNISKNKDPFAACHDPLMPQPQTADQFSTNSTNVSPLYRSPPPPPPPNYYSE, encoded by the exons ATGAGATCCGAAACGAAGAACATGTGTCTACGCCAACTTGAGAGCCCCACGCCCATCAAGATTCTACTAAGGATGTACGTGAGACCCATAGGACCAGGGAGCAACATGGTACATGTGGCAGGCACTGTTCATGTCCGCACTGAAGAGCTGGAGGTTGGAGGAGATTGGGCACCGCTTCACTACGAGTACACCTCCTTCAATCAAGAA CTCTACCTTAACGTGACACTGAAGGGCAAGCCACTGAAATACATTCCCAGTCAATCCATGTACCACCTTCGTTATGAGCTCGATGCCGTCAAGATGTATGTTATG GGACGAGTGGAGATAATAGACCAGGAGGATTGCTCAGAACTCGAGACCACCACCAacgcaactaccaccaccacaa AGCTCTACAACAAAGCACCTCAACATCAAACGGTTCCTAACGCAATCACAGTGCCTCCTGAAACTGGAGCTGCCTTCCCGTCAACCCCCGTCGCCTCCATCATGCCGGACAGCGGAGACACAA CGTCGTGGGTTTGGGTGATGGGGGCGGCAGGCTCAGTACCCATCCTAATCATCCTAGTGATTCTACTGGtgttgctggtagtggtggtggtgagtgtctcTGTCATCCTGTGGCGCCGAAGGAAAGCAACCAACAATATCTCAAAGAACAAGGACCCCTTTGCTGCATGTCACGATCCGCTCATGCCTCAGCCACAGACCGCAGACCAGTTTTCCACAAACAGTACGAATGTGAGCCCTTTATacagatctcctcctcctcctcctcctccaaactatTATAGTGAATGA
- the LOC123510251 gene encoding CDC42 small effector protein 2-A-like: MPIYSSTMAGDVWGQWFACCITQQPPQRRRRRIDRTMIGEPTNFVHTGHIGSSDVQMGNNQLAQLQSQMKSKGGYEQALPHNHMMTVVPVQNT; this comes from the exons ATGCCTATCTACTCATCCACCATGGCCGGGGATGTGTGGGGCCAGTGGTTTGCGTGCTGCATCACCCAGCAGCCCCCCCAG CGGCGGCGCAGGCGCATCGACCGCACCATGATAGGCGAGCCCACCAACTTTGTGCACACAGGCCACATTGGGTCCAGCGACGTGCAGATGGGCAACAATCAGCTGGCCCAGCTGCAGTCCCAGATGAAAAGCAAAGGCGGATACGAGCAAGCTCTGCCTCACAACCACATGATGACCGTCGTGCCCGTGCAGAACACATAG